The Raphanus sativus cultivar WK10039 chromosome 6, ASM80110v3, whole genome shotgun sequence sequence AGATCTTGCTGTGTGAAACTACCAACTGATGACAAGTCTTTGCTGGTGCATTCACCTCCGCCTTCAGACTTGGGGGAGGGTTCGAGGGATAATGTTCGGCTTGAATCATAATAATCATTGTTTTCATCAACAACATTGCTTTCTGATTTCAGACTCTGGAGCTTTGATTCCAACgaccttaaaaaaaaaacagagtattaACATTCACAAGACATTTTCCATATAGAAACAAAGGGGCTAACTAACCCAATGGAGTCTTGGGACTGAAGTAAAGCTGCCTTAAGCTCAGCTACTCGTTTCTTCTTAACCTCTTCATACCATGATCTACAAGAAACATAAACAatatgcaaaaagaaaaaaaaaaaaaattacttggTATCGGGCTAGaaagaccaaaaaaaataaaagaacaaatcaTTTACTTGCATCCCAAATAACGTTCACGCAAGTCCTTGTACTTAGCCTTGCATATCTGGAATAAAATTAGGATTTAGCAAAGGTAAGAAGAGAAACAATGTCAGAGTTAAAGGCTACTCAGTCTACAAGATGAGAAGAACCACACGTGTGTTAATACGAATCAACCatcttactttatttttttttaacactaaacCTTTCTTGAGACACAAGTGATGGATCTATACCGACAACaaacactatttttttttcctttgattGATAGTTCGTTAACAGTTTCGTTCTTATCCTCTGACATTTGATCTCAtcgaagttttgagattttaaaagAGACCAAAACAAACCTCAGGTGTGAAAATCCCCGACATAGAATGAGAACGGAGTTCTTCGGAGACGACGGTCCAGTCGTCGGTTCCGTGACGTAGCACTGCGCCGCCGAGGAGAAGCTCCTCCCATGTTCCCCAATCACTCGCCATCTTCTTCGTCAATATCATCATAACcatcaaatcaaaaatatcaaatccGCGTGTAGGCTACGCGCTCCtcgattttgagaaaaaaaaaactaattaaactaCGCACCGCGGCGCACGGTAGCCCGCTTTGaacaagagaaaaaataaaaatgaaaattcagaGACAGAGACAACTCAAGAAAAGAAAACGACAATGAATTTTGAAAGAAGATGTCACGAGCTGGTGTTTGTGTCGGAGGTTATTACGCGAAAGCGGTTTTCCGACAAGAAATCGGGGGAAtaataatgaaattaaatttacaaaaaaaaattaggataaataaataaaatcagagGCCGGGAGAGAAAGGGTTGACGAAGGAGTCTGTGTCGTCTATCTCTCTCTGCTCGATGTTCGTAAACGGAAAAATTGATGGttctgttttttcttaaaataattcaaaatacaaaaggATTGTTTGTTTTTGAACAAATCCTTCGactagatttatttttttctttctctaaatAAAGCAAATTATTTAACAGAAATTTTCtattgtttctttatttattcGTTTTTTCGTCATTACCACACCTTTTAGAATACCTATCTCGTATTCTGCCAAAtactgatttgttttttttctttctatttaatGTTTTCTACAAcgatattttaattattttttaagatttgatTGTTCATCTtgaataatattaataacattaaTCATTACATTTTGATTCTTGGATtctatcttaaaaataaaacaaacattttCGTCCATTTGATGACTATATTCAGCAACCAAACTACTTTCAtgaaaaaaagttatttaatacATCTAAGAGTTGAGAATTAACTTTATAAAAGTCTTCCGTtcataatttgtatatatttttctttaaactttgattaggtaaattttaatttgatacTTTCCGAAGAAGTTTCTTCATACACTCCGTTAACGTCTTTCGTACATCTGGGAAGGCATAAACTATTCAATAACAAGGACAATTATCATGAATAGTAATTACTAACTATATAAAACGTGTCATCGTCAAGTTTGGTAGATGACAAATATTTGATTAATCTGTTTACTTAACCTGCACACAACCCATTCCAAATGTAAGTAGGTTCAAACCGTTCAAGTCAGGGGACCTAAAGTAGATTGCCAAATGAAAAGGAAATATTCGTATACCGAAATCTCTTCTCATTAAGTCCACATGGAGAGAGCGAGAAACATTGTAACACGTGATTTACTGAATCAAGAAACTGAAGCACTACAAGTATAATCCCAGACACAGATCGATTTACAGCATATACTGAATTTTTAGAGGGGAGATATTCTCCGGGGAGGGCGATTCTATAGCAAAATTCTGCCACAAGAAACTGCGACTTCTCAACGAATCTTCAAAGCAACGGATGCCAAATCGCGGGAAGGAACATGGAGACCGAGTTCTTGGTAACATACAGATTGATGGAGATGAACACTGTTTCAAAATGATTCTGAGTGGTCTTGAATCTGAACCTTTATGGTGTCTGAAGAACTAAGTTTAATTCTTGAGCCTTTCTAGCTATGAGACCTCCTCTTCtgtatttatatgaaaaaatagaAGGAACAAAATTACACAACCGAAGCAAACACCAACTATTAGATACTCTCCATCGTCCAGAACTAGGTTTTAGAAGTTTCTTTTACCTGGTGAGTAGTGGAAGGATCTTTTGAACCTTCTGCAATTCCGCAGAACAATTTTGGCAGATCTGTAGTCTGcattttctcaatttttttaactttccgaTAAAAGTGAATAAGGTGAGAGAAGTTATAGCACGAAAATAAACGAGAGGAAAATTTACCTTTCTTCTGCATGAAGATCAACACCAACACTTCGTCTTGCTGAAACATTTGATTGTACAACTGTACCGAACACTGCTACTAGCTTCAAGAGCATTTCCAAGGAGACACTTACAGGcctatacaaaaattgaaaTTCATGATAAGACATTATTGCTTTCTTctcttaaaattaatttataactgAAACTCAAAGCAAAAAATAATCTAAGGACAGAGAATAAGATAACTTTACCTTTCAGTCCGGCTCCCCAATAAGCCTGTCAGGACAGGTGCTAATTGCGAAAACAGATCCAGCGTAAGAATCTCTGGTTTGTCTGTTAGAATACTTATCACATCTGCTTGAACCTGTTCCCGTATAAGTGAGTCAGCATTTTCTAGACATTTAAGCATTAAAAGGACTGAGCTAAAAAAAGTAATCTACTGGGATACATACCGAGTGATCTGACAGCTTTTTCAAGGCCATGATTGCGCCTTTAATATCGCTACGCTCCCAAAAATGTCTTACAATCTGCAATTTTGTGATATATCAACAACCTCTTCTTAAAAAAGAATAGACTTACGAAAAATCAAACAATAAGAGGAAAAGAGAACAAGAGAGTGAGAGACCAAAAGAACAGAACAGGAGAGCTAAATTTTACCTGTAATTTTGTCAACCTTGATTGAAGAGTGTTTAAGACCTCATTATGAGTTTGCATTAATGTCTCACTGATGTCACCTTGACTCTCCCTCTCAGATATCTGAGGCTCTTCCTTCTGCACAAGCCAAACAAATCAAATACTTGTCATGTTCACAGATCTCTTTCAACTTTGTCATCCTTGCAAATTCATATTTCTTGTGCAGCATCGGATACGTTTCAAAGATGGAGAAGTCATAAGCTTACCTGGGTCGAGATATCGTAATCTGGTTGAGTTTGTGTTATATGTGCCTCATCCAGTGCCATATCAGCCACCTGATCCATTACCGCAGGTGTTGCCAGCGTTTGAGTTGGGCTAAATCGATGCCTGGATCTTATATGTGATGCATCAGATGTCACATTATTTGCTTGATTGATTTTAGCAGGAATTACACGAACGGGAGAGTTCCTAGCTGACCGTGTTAATGCAACTGGAGACTCATAAGATGGGATATCATCTGCTTCATTGAGTTTCATAGGTATTACACGGGCTGGTGAAGTCCTAGCTGATCGTGTTGATTGTAAAGGACGCTCATCATGCGTGTTAGTTGTTTGATTGAGCATCACAGGCCTTACACGCGTTGAAGAACTCCTCAGTGGTCTTCTTGGTATTACATGAGGCTCATCAGGTTTCATGTTAGTTGACCGACTCCGATTGAGTATCATAGGCGTAACTGGGGCTGGAGAAGTCGCTTGTCGTGTTGATGTTACAGGAGACTCATCAGATGTCAAATTACCAGCCGAACTCCTACCAGACCGTGTTGATGTTACAGGAGGGTCATCCGATTTCATTTTTGTTGTCTGGTTGGGTGCCACAGGTATAACCGGGGGTGGAGAAAACCTAGCTTGTCGTGTTGATGTTACAGGAGACTCATCAGATGTCAAATTAGCAGGCGAACTCCTACCAGGTCGTGTTAATGTTACAGAAGGCCCATCAGTTGTTATGTCTGGGTCCCGACCAAGAACCACAGGCATTACTCTGGCTGGAATACTCCTAGGTCGTCGTGTTGATACCACAGGAGCTTCAACTGTGGTCAAGTTAGTTGCCTCATCAAGTTTAACTGGCATAACCTGGGTAGGCAGTGGGCTAACTGCTGGTACCGACGCTGATTTGACCTCTTCCTCCACAGCATTAGTGCTCAGAACTGTTGCTGCACTAGCTGCTTTATCTTCTTCAGCAGGAGTAATTGTTTCTCTTCTCTCAAATCTCTCAACCAATGACCGTGTCCTCCCGGAAACAACTTTTACTGCAAACATAGCAGTTCTTAATAAATCAATAACCAGATAACTATATGCTACCAAAGAAAGCAAACACAGAAAAGTTTGCATGGCTAACCTCCTCTAACAACTTTCACAGAGTCTGATTCTTTGCTACCTCCAGGGGATTTGACGCCTGCACAgcataatatttatatcaattacTTGCAAACTGATTGTTGCCTGCCTCAAACCAAGTAACCAGACCCAGCTAACAAAGAAAACTGTGAAGCAATTCAGTTCTAAAAGTAGCTAAAACTGAGACTTAGCAACCTATAAGCTAATGCTATTGTTTATCTGATGCCTTATTCATCTTTTCCAAGATTACGTTTGTCAGTAACTTCAAACCCAAAAGTAGCTCTTATAGATTGTGTTGTATGCTGTTTTTCTTATCTAGTAACTCACTCGTATTAAACACATCAAAGTTGCACAAATGTTAGTTTGACCCCACAAGTGGAAATGCCCATTAGTCAGATCTGATTTAGAATAAGTAGTTGAGTACTTACTTTTCTGTTCATCACCAGCTTTCTCTGGTGTTAAAACTCGTTCTGGCTTGCTTAAAATGATAGCATCATTGGCATCCTCCTCAGTCGGGTTACACCCTCTGTCATCCGCAAGCTCTTTTGGCAAGTCTGCGTCTCTTGATTTTTCTAAGCCACTTTGGTGACTGTCTAAATTTTCAGAATCAACAGACACCGCCCATCTTGTCTCATTGTGCTTAGTATTTGGTGATCTCTGCACGCGAGGCGGTTTCAGCTGCATAGCTGAGACAAAATTGAAAGAGATTCCAATAAGATAGAATTATACTATCTGAAAGCTCATATCTGGTGAAACTGAAGTGTGCACTGGGAGAACTTACATTTCGCTTCATCAGTTGGTGACTCTGGAAATAAAGCTTTTTCAAACTTGCTGGTTATACTCTTGATGATGGAATCATTGACATCAAAAGGTTTTCTACCACTCTCTTCTGAATTAAGCACAGCCTTAGTATCCAGCTTATTCTCACCGTCTGATCCGCTTTGCTTCGGAGTACCAGACTGAACAGCCCCTGACTGCTTTATTGGCGTTTTTCTTACATGAGCCGGTCTCAGCAGCATACCCGGCTTCGTTTTTGAGAAAGTGATAGATTCCCTTCCCGAATCAGACGAGTCTTTCCCAATATCATTATGCACAATGAAAGACTTATCCCCTGCTTGTCCAGTAGATGTTGCATTGAATTTAGAAGTACTTTGTGATCCTAGCTTATCTGCAACGGTTGAATTTCCACCTGTGGCtttgaagaaaagagagaatatgaGACGAAATTTAACCATAAGCATACAAAAGTGATTAACGTACATAATTACGCTGACGCAGCACAGAAGCTGACATTAAAGACTGAAAATCACAATCCAGCTCACAATAGTTATGGCTATGAATAACACATATGCGGGAAAATATATGACTAGCTTTCTATCACTAGAACAAGCAAAATGGAATTTATTGATCTCCGTTAATATTCCATTGTAAATAAGCATTTTAGTACTGATTCGAAAGGTAGCATGACAGCAAGTTGTAAGCTAGCGTACGTGACTCTCCTACATCAGAATGTGATTGAGCTTGTCCTTTCATGTATGGCAcgtttatttttggttttcatttCTAAGAAGACAGTTAACATTCACTCACAGTCGATGTATATGTTTTTGATCTCTTTTATCTCATAATCTGGAGATGAGCTGCGCCTGGAACCACTCTTTACTCTCTCGGAAGATTGATCGTCCAGAACGCCGAGTACTTTCTCCACGCATTCTTTTTTATCCACAGATCCAATGCCATATGGTTCAATTTGCTGCTTACAATTAagggcaaaagaaaaaaagagtttgaGGCTTTGAAACTTTAGTCATCAGCTTCACATAACTTTCGAAAGGAATAGAGAATCACAATAGCTGACGTACTGATATATCAGAGACCCAAATCCCTACAGAGTTTTGGTAGTATGAACAACCCATGAGCTTCCCTTCGCTGATGCATAAGTCACCAAGCGTTGACCATCCCATATCAACACTATCATGACAAACAACGGGCTCCCATGAATAAACCTGAATTTATGAGCATCATTTATCAATGTACCATCAACACTTGAGATCTCTAAATATGGCAGAGAGctcattaaaagaaaaagataaataaaaacctTTAAGCCATCATCCAAACCACAAAAAAGGGTTCGCCCATCCGGATGAAATTTGATTGAACGAACTCCAGTTTCCTGTGAAACGAACAAAGCACAAGATGCAAAGAAAAAGATAGTTAGTAAAAAAACCTAGACAAAGAGACTTTGTGTTAGTTACCTCTGGTCGGGTAGATCCAATCAATTCAAACGTTTCCAAATCCCAGAACTTTACAGTCCTGTCAGCCGAACCTGAAAAATGAATAGGGGAATGTATGAAATCACAAGACCTCAAATATAAAACTTGTGAACAGAGAAGGATCGATAGTTAAACAAGTAACCAAAAGCTGCCACCAAACTACCACTAAAATGCTTACAACTACAAAAATTCAGACTAACCAGTAGCTAGGAGGAACTCAAGTGGGTGGAAGTCCAGCGAACGAACAGATCCTTCATGAAACTTAAAATCATGTATAAGCTTTCCAGCAGTCAAATCCCATACCTATAGGATAGACGACCAATAGTATTATTGTTAAAAGAAGACATGTATGACTGAGCGCACAAGATCAACAATCAAGTTCTTTCTTACCTTTACAGCATTGTCAAGTCCTCCTGTCACAACCCAACGACCATCGGGACTAAATTTGATAGTGTTGATGTCACGAGTATGACCCTTGTAGGTCTGTATGCACCCCTTCTTTCTGATGTCCCAGATCTTAAGATTCGTATCGTTTGATCCCGATGCCAAAAATTCACCAAAGGGATGAAACTCAACAGCAGAACAACTTGATCTATGTCCAGTAAAAGCTCGAACCACTACACTTCAAGAGCAAGAGTCAAAAATGGTAGGCCTCATTATTCTAAAAGTAAAGGATTAGATAtgctcaaaagaaaaaaaataaccaaaatccACATCTACAATAACTCAACCGAACCAGCTCTAGCACACATGTAAAGAGTAACAAAATCTTGTAAAAGGAGAAGCAGAAAGTGAATCAACTAACTCTTTGCTTCTTCTAAATCCCAGAGCTTGATCAGACCCGAAGAAGCTCCACCAAGGACCAAAACTTCAGCCGAGTCGAAAGCTACTGAATCCACTTCACTAGTATGTCCACATAAACTCTGCAAAATAAGAAGATAGCATCATCATTTTCTTGTACAAAACCAttttgataaaacaaaaaaatttgaaaatattgaaaaagatACCATTAAAGAAGTAGGCTTGCCGATGGCCCAAAGGTTGACCTTGTAATCATCACCGCCAGTAATAAGAAGGCGTGATGTCTTCTTTCCGATACTCAGGCAATTCACATTTGCAGAATGTGCCAAAAACTCCTCTAAGTCCCCCCCCAAATCAAAGTCAAGTTTTAAACACAAGGTAACAGCCTTTTGAAGCAAAAACAGCATAGTGCATTTCTTAGGACATATATATAACACATTTAATTCAAGTCTCTTCTACCATATGTTCTCTAGATTTGGTTAAGCAGACAATTAATTCTTGAAATGCTAATTAAAACCTGAAGCTCATTTTGTTAACTAACACAAACGAAAGTTTCTTCTTGGGagtttatagattaaaaaaaaactcaagaaaattaattaaagttaaagaaacaacaaaatcgccagaatatatataaaaaaaaaggatacgCAGCTTATATCCGCGCTTGGCCATTGTCTACTCGATTCGATATCCAGCAATCCGAATCCGTAGCTTCCGGTAATCGATCGGAAAAACGGTGAATCGGAGCTTCCAGAATCCGAATTGTCACTACACGACAGAGAAGAGGGATAATAATAAACacgtagaagaagaagaggttgcTTCCCGTTGcgatttcaaaaaataaaaatctgaaaaGGAATCAGATTCGTGTGAAAAAGGAAACGGAGacaaaaatcagattcaaacagtgactctctctctctctctctctctcggagaagaagaaggaaaatgGTAAAGGCGAAAGAAGAGGTTTTCTCTTTTTCTCAGAATttgcacatttttttttttacgatttcatttatttatttatcgttCGGTCggtcattttaaaaaatttaaaatattttttaagcaTTTTTCTTGGACAGTGGGTGGACCTGTAGTTTCTTCGTCGCTCGTTTTTCTCAGTTCTGACGGAAAAATCCTTTTGTCCGGGCATTAAACTTAATGAAGTTACCGAAACACCCTCGCTTTCAACTGACTCTACCGGTTACAgttacagttttttttcttctcctcaAACTCCATCATAATTTAGACCTTTGTTGTCAATAATATGTTTATTGGATAGGTGAGGAAACACGTCATCACCTACCTTCTCTTGGGTTTGTTTGTTTCCTATAGACACTGTCAACCTTTTAAACAAACAaggtttttgaaaatttaaataaggtTTTTCTTCTGGTTTTAAACATCAACTTATGTTAAGAATTGAGACTTTGTAAATAAATAAGGTTGTTacgtgtttttgttttgtaagaAGTTCATTTTAACACATAAATACTCAATTGATTCCACAGTTTATACTAGAAGTTGTAGAGAGCCTTTTATTctctttagataatttttttatcacaatAGAATCGATATTTTACAGGTTTATCAAGATTTTGTGAAACGACAACTGTTTTCATAGTTTTGCACATTATTTCGAGACTCGAAGTTGACtgaaatatttagaaaattgcTAACCCGTCTCGAAAACAGACACGAAACTCTATGATTTGAGTGTGATTAATAACATCTTCtctgttaaaaaagaaaagtactATTCTTatctactccctctgttttttaaagattcatgttctagataaaaaaattattttaaaaagatacaacttttactttttcaatgtattatttaataaaaatttgttaacttcaaaaaaattaattgtgtttattgaatttttattggttaaagattatagaaaattgttattcacaaaaattaatacatttttaatgtgattttttaatatatgtaaaaagtttagaatatgtatctttaaaaacaaaGGGAGTATTATTTAGAAGTTTTAGTAAGACCATTTATTAGACTTCATAAGAAAATCATCCCATCTACtaacttaaatttaatatttaatcgaATTTGGTTAAATTACGGTAATAACCTATCTTTTTTTTCATATGCAAATTGATGACAATAACATTTTTAATCTATTAACATTTATTGAAATTTCTTAATCTCAAAGTCTTGTTGTTTAAGTTAAAGGATTTcaatttcttataaattttcattttgaattTTATGTACTTCGTAATATCAATTCATAATA is a genomic window containing:
- the LOC130496667 gene encoding katanin p80 WD40 repeat-containing subunit B1 homolog KTN80.2-like isoform X2, with the protein product MAKRGYKLQEFLAHSANVNCLSIGKKTSRLLITGGDDYKVNLWAIGKPTSLMSLCGHTSEVDSVAFDSAEVLVLGGASSGLIKLWDLEEAKMVRAFTGHRSSCSAVEFHPFGEFLASGSNDTNLKIWDIRKKGCIQTYKGHTRDINTIKFSPDGRWVVTGGLDNAVKVWDLTAGKLIHDFKFHEGSVRSLDFHPLEFLLATGSADRTVKFWDLETFELIGSTRPEETGVRSIKFHPDGRTLFCGLDDGLKVYSWEPVVCHDSVDMGWSTLGDLCISEGKLMGCSYYQNSVGIWVSDISQIEPYGIGSVDKKECVEKVLGVLDDQSSERVKSGSRRSSSPDYEIKEIKNIYIDCGNSTVADKLGSQSTSKFNATSTGQAGDKSFIVHNDIGKDSSDSGRESITFSKTKPGMLLRPAHVRKTPIKQSGAVQSGTPKQSGSDGENKLDTKAVLNSEESGRKPFDVNDSIIKSITSKFEKALFPESPTDEAKSMQLKPPRVQRSPNTKHNETRWAVSVDSENLDSHQSGLEKSRDADLPKELADDRGCNPTEEDANDAIILSKPERVLTPEKAGDEQKSVKSPGGSKESDSVKVVRGVKVVSGRTRSLVERFERRETITPAEEDKAASAATVLSTNAVEEEVKSASVPAVSPLPTQVMPVKLDEATNLTTVEAPVVSTRRPRSIPARVMPVVLGRDPDITTDGPSVTLTRPGRSSPANLTSDESPVTSTRQARFSPPPVIPVAPNQTTKMKSDDPPVTSTRSGRSSAGNLTSDESPVTSTRQATSPAPVTPMILNRSRSTNMKPDEPHVIPRRPLRSSSTRVRPVMLNQTTNTHDERPLQSTRSARTSPARVIPMKLNEADDIPSYESPVALTRSARNSPVRVIPAKINQANNVTSDASHIRSRHRFSPTQTLATPAVMDQVADMALDEAHITQTQPDYDISTQKEEPQISERESQGDISETLMQTHNEVLNTLQSRLTKLQIVRHFWERSDIKGAIMALKKLSDHSVQADVISILTDKPEILTLDLFSQLAPVLTGLLGSRTERPVSVSLEMLLKLVAVFGTVVQSNVSARRSVGVDLHAEERLQICQNCSAELQKVQKILPLLTRRGGLIARKAQELNLVLQTP
- the LOC130496667 gene encoding katanin p80 WD40 repeat-containing subunit B1 homolog KTN80.2-like isoform X1, with protein sequence MAKRGYKLQEFLAHSANVNCLSIGKKTSRLLITGGDDYKVNLWAIGKPTSLMSLCGHTSEVDSVAFDSAEVLVLGGASSGLIKLWDLEEAKMVRAFTGHRSSCSAVEFHPFGEFLASGSNDTNLKIWDIRKKGCIQTYKGHTRDINTIKFSPDGRWVVTGGLDNAVKVWDLTAGKLIHDFKFHEGSVRSLDFHPLEFLLATGSADRTVKFWDLETFELIGSTRPEETGVRSIKFHPDGRTLFCGLDDGLKVYSWEPVVCHDSVDMGWSTLGDLCISEGKLMGCSYYQNSVGIWVSDISQIEPYGIGSVDKKECVEKVLGVLDDQSSERVKSGSRRSSSPDYEIKEIKNIYIDSTGGNSTVADKLGSQSTSKFNATSTGQAGDKSFIVHNDIGKDSSDSGRESITFSKTKPGMLLRPAHVRKTPIKQSGAVQSGTPKQSGSDGENKLDTKAVLNSEESGRKPFDVNDSIIKSITSKFEKALFPESPTDEAKSMQLKPPRVQRSPNTKHNETRWAVSVDSENLDSHQSGLEKSRDADLPKELADDRGCNPTEEDANDAIILSKPERVLTPEKAGDEQKSVKSPGGSKESDSVKVVRGVKVVSGRTRSLVERFERRETITPAEEDKAASAATVLSTNAVEEEVKSASVPAVSPLPTQVMPVKLDEATNLTTVEAPVVSTRRPRSIPARVMPVVLGRDPDITTDGPSVTLTRPGRSSPANLTSDESPVTSTRQARFSPPPVIPVAPNQTTKMKSDDPPVTSTRSGRSSAGNLTSDESPVTSTRQATSPAPVTPMILNRSRSTNMKPDEPHVIPRRPLRSSSTRVRPVMLNQTTNTHDERPLQSTRSARTSPARVIPMKLNEADDIPSYESPVALTRSARNSPVRVIPAKINQANNVTSDASHIRSRHRFSPTQTLATPAVMDQVADMALDEAHITQTQPDYDISTQKEEPQISERESQGDISETLMQTHNEVLNTLQSRLTKLQIVRHFWERSDIKGAIMALKKLSDHSVQADVISILTDKPEILTLDLFSQLAPVLTGLLGSRTERPVSVSLEMLLKLVAVFGTVVQSNVSARRSVGVDLHAEERLQICQNCSAELQKVQKILPLLTRRGGLIARKAQELNLVLQTP